The Candidatus Angelobacter sp. genome contains the following window.
AGGCCAGCGATTGGAACCCGATGAACAGGCAACCGCCCAGCAGCCACGGCCATGCGGGGCGCCGGATGGCCGACACCGGGGCCTGAAAAAACGGGATCAACGCAACGCTGAACACCGCCACAAAGCCCACCATCACCGGCAGAAAACGGCCCGCGCCCCACGCGGGCGACCACTTTTGCACCAGCACATCAAACATCGCGAACATCACCCCTGAAGTGCCCGCGAACAGGATCGTGCTGCCGACGTGGTGATGTGTCACGCCGCCGGTCCGATTGAGCAGCGCGATGGCGACCGTGCTCAGCGCGGCCGCCTCCCACAGTTTTGCCGGGACCGCCTGCTTGAGAATCAACGTGGTGAACAGCGCCACGAGGATGATTTTCACGCCCAGCACCGGCGTGGCCACCGATACATCGCCGCGTTGGAGCGCGAGGTAATTGAGCAACTGTCCGAGCAGATAGAGCAATCCCACCAGCGCTGGCTGCCAGAGCAGTTGAAGATGGAAGGCGCCGCCGAGCGGCAGCAACAGTTGAAAGATAAGCGCCGAGATGAGATTGGACAGGAACGCCATGCGCCACAAACCCACGCCGAAGTCGGAGCAACGCTTCACGAGAAGAGCGCCGGCCACGTAAAGCAGCGAGGCCAGGAACGGCAGCAGAATGGAGAGAGCCTGGTTCAAGGCGGATGGAAACGGAACCGATCCGTCATTCGGTGCTTTTGTCGCTTCCCGCGCCGTGCGCCGCGACCGGTCCGGGGTTGGCTGCCGACGCTTCGGCGCGTTTAGTCCAGACTCGAACCGGTTTTGTGTCCCGGCACGGGAGGAGAATCGCCCGCATCGGCAAGGTTTCCAGGTTTTCTCAAAGGCTCCACCCGGAGCGGTAAGATGAACGAAGGTGAGTGTTGGCGGCGTCGTTGTTGGTGAACCGCACCGCCTTGTTATCCCATCGGAGTGTTTGACCGGGGAAACGAATGGCGATGAGGCCTAGCAGCGCCACCTGTGTCAGTGGTCCGCCGTAATCAAGGTTTGACCCCGCCGGTCGGCCGGCGCGGATTGCTTCGATCCAGTCCCAGGCGTGTCCCTTGACGCGCGGAATTTTTTCCGCCGGGGCACTCTTGCCCGAGTATTGGTCCATGAGATTTTCTGGAAGCAGATGGCAGTTGGCCGCGCCGTGCGACCCGTGGACGATCATCCCCTTGTCGCCAAAGA
Protein-coding sequences here:
- a CDS encoding DMT family transporter, whose amino-acid sequence is MNQALSILLPFLASLLYVAGALLVKRCSDFGVGLWRMAFLSNLISALIFQLLLPLGGAFHLQLLWQPALVGLLYLLGQLLNYLALQRGDVSVATPVLGVKIILVALFTTLILKQAVPAKLWEAAALSTVAIALLNRTGGVTHHHVGSTILFAGTSGVMFAMFDVLVQKWSPAWGAGRFLPVMVGFVAVFSVALIPFFQAPVSAIRRPAWPWLLGGCLFIGFQSLA